The nucleotide window AATCCTAACTGGCTAACCGAAAGATCGATTAAACTCACGTAAACAACCGATTTTGTACGTTACCTTATTCTTCAGGCGGGTCAGGTTATTCCAGGGCGATCACCTCTATCACGTGATCAAGATACCTGGAGTAATCTTGGTCGCGGAGTGCGATGCAGATTTTATGCTCTAGAATCAGCTTCTGGATCTTCTTATATCGCCATTACCAAAATTTCTGGTAGTACTGGGGCGGCAGTTGCGGGTCGTACCCGGTCCTGGCGCGAGTGTCCTCAGGTAGCGGTGCCGAATCAGAGGCCGCGGCACCTGGAACGGTCACCAGGAGGGTGGCCCTTCCGCGTCGACAACGGAAGTTGACGCTTCGTTGTTGATTGCTGCGACCGGCCATGGTgggttttttcttcctcttcttttccgGAGCTTAGGTAAAGAGCGTGTTGGGAATCCGTGTTGGCAAAGAAGGGCTCGCTTCTCCAACAAGTGTCGATTTATTTTGTGTTGTATTGGATAGAGaaggaaggagaaaaagaaaaagaagtagaAAGAAGAACATAGAATAACATAGGAACTCTAGGACAGTACGGGAGTCAAATTGGTTGCTATGGCTACTGTGGAGTCAAATTGGTTTAAAAGACGAGACTCCTAAGCGTGTCGTCGAAGGAGTTATATGGCACACTTATCTGTACACTTGTAGGAGTTGTAGCAGGAGATAATTAGCCAAGATTATTCTATCTAAATGTGTATTCATTTGGAAATAACCACACATTTAAATATTGTAAGGACTCTTAACTTAAACTAAAACACTTTAAATTAAAAGTTGTTTTGCCAAATCTTATATACCGCTTGACCTTGTTTCCCCCGCTAtctcttttattgttttattgcCTCATTCCGCTTGACCGACGTGTTAATGCCACCTTATCTCTCgaccttgttttcttttttcacacCAGTTCACATTTCTTCGTGAACTACTAGCTtgctttttatatttttattaccCATGCCAACTTTAGCTTCCCTAGGTTGAACCCGCATCTCTCTTGCCCCCCGAGTTAGTTCCCTTTTTTCAATCGTGTGTTGCTGTTGTATTTTGTGTCCCCTGCTGTCGTGTAGAAACCTAATAGTAAGTGTTGAGGAGAAATAACGATTCACTGATGAGACTCGTTGTGTACGTCACGTTCCTTTCTTTACCCCACCGTCGCCCCTTCACTACTAGTCCGGCCCGTGCCCCCCGATCCAACGCCACGGCTTCTACCCATGACCAACAAGACGTCGACATGGAAACTCCCGCACTGAAAGTAGTCTACCACTTATCCTTCCTCTCTTTCTACTAGTGATCATTTCATAGCCGGGCAGCTGACGTGACTGGCTGACGGATCCTAACACAAATTCTCCTTCACCACCCACACATCCTGGCCAGAATCTTCCCTTGTTTGCACTAACCATAGATTTTTGAATGTTTTACGTGTGCAAATAAATCAGTCACGTCAGGCGTGACTGACAAATTATTACAATATCATGACACGTTCATTTCGTTACATCTTAATGTACGAACTGGCCTGGTTTGGTGACCACTATCGGTATatcttttttaaatccttGGATGAATTTTACTTATATCCAGGCTAAATACCGGGATGTTTAATCACATCGTTCCGAGTGGTGTTACACAGATGTTTGCCATCGGCTAATAGTCTGTCTCACGGGATGTATTATGTAAGTTAATTTGAATATTTCATTTGGTATTTCACCAATCGTTTCGTCACTTCAAACGAATGGAATGCacgtatttttctttaattaacTTTAGTTAAATAGCCAATGGTCAGATGGTAAAATTGGAAGTGTTCCCAAAAAGCGTATGTCTCAAGTATTTTAACGTATGAGTGAAAATTCTTCCCCACATCTGCTAGCGTGCATAGTAGTTGTGTAGTGTACTTTAAACTCGTTCTACGAggtgttgaaaaaaaaattaactgtTTAGTACTCAACTTCTTATTTCCATCCTTCCGCGAGCACCGTTCCACAGCGCCAGCCCCGTTGCGGTCAGCCATGCCATGCCATGCCATTAAActaaattctttattttatataGCCAACGACGTTTCAATCTTAAAGGAATAATTCTTTTTCAGGAAAACGCTATtcaataaacttttttttcggcTACTATACCAAAGCATCAAAATACTTTGCAATTAGCCTTCTATTTTTAATCAAGGCTTTcagctactacactgaagctccgaaatactacaccactaagGGTCTTCATAATATGCCTTTTATAAGAATCGAGAAACCCTGTTTCTTCTTGACTTGTGATATGACCTTTCAGCCTTGGTTTTTTTAGATACCTCATCTTGACTTATAAAACGGATGAATTATTGCACTTGTAACCCTATTTTCCCTTAAATTATGAATATAGATAGCTCTAAACATCCGTGAGCCTTTTTTCTCCTTGACTTGTAATATAACCTCTTTCAGCCCCTGTATCTTTGGGCACTTAAAAAATTAAAGCTATCTCTTGTTTTTCATGAGAAGCCTTTTCCTTAGGCCACTACGCTGAGGGTTCGAAATACATTACGATCAgcatcctttttttaaattaaggcTTTcagctactacactgaagctccGAAATACTATACCACTAAGGGTCTTCATCACACAACTACACACAGCGGCGGTAGAGTACTTATTTTACCCTATTTAAGTATGTACTGGGCACTGAACAGTACTTTGCAATTTAAGTAGGGATTTTTGGGTACTTAAATCAGGAAATTCCatacttttatttgtttttaccaCACTTATCACACGGGACAtacttaaataaataataaatgctTTTAGATAAGTGTTTAAAAAGGATTAAAGTActtttaaataataaagtGCCGAAGTCAAcgtactttttttaaaattcttatacttatttttaaaaaataactttaAATTAAGTATTTTATGGGAAACAAGTGCTGCTTTTCCCTACTTCATTTACTGTGTTCAAACTAAAAACGTTTATGTCTTGTAATTAGAGTGTCGTCGGCATAGTCACTGCTGTATTTATGTGCTCCAGTTATTGTCGTCTGCAACAAACGTCAAAATTTTAAGATAGTGCAAGAAACTGATTcaagtgttttttttacatcgaGACATTATGCCGCCAGCAAATAATACAGTGCAGTGTTCTATGTGCACTCTTTTAATCGCAGTTGATGACCCAACTACATTTTTTAAGCATGTAAAACAGAAACACAGTTGTAGTGTGCCCTTCCACATAATATGCAGACATCCAGACAGTTGCAACAAACATTATTATGTGTTCCTCTCATTCCGACGTCACTGGAATAAAGTCCATGGAAGTCAGACTAAATTCGTACACCCTATTCATGTTGGGAACATTCAAGGTCAGTACttagtaaaaatatattttacgATGCAGTGAGTGtaaaaaagcttctttttaGGAATTATGCCAAATTAATCTTATTTGCTATTGCTGTTATTTCTTAGGAGATGATGTCAATGCTTGTCAACTTGGAAACGATGCAGCCAACTTGGATGTAGTCAACTCGTGCTTGGATGAAGTGAATGATGGTAAGttctttttgcttctttttagGAATTATTCCAAATTTATCTTATTTGCTATTGCTGTTATTTCTTAGGATATGATGTGAATGCTTGTCAACTTGGAAACGATGCAGCCAACTTGGATGAAATCAACACGTCCTTGAATGAAGTGAATGATGGTGGTAAGTTGTTGTTGCTTCTTTTTATGAATTATGCCAGACTTATCTTATATTTGCTATTGTTGTTATTTCTTAGGAGATAATGATGTGAAAAATGTTTATCAACTTAAAATCGATGCAGCCAACATGGATGTAGTCAACTCGTACTTGGATGAAGGGAATACCATTCCTGCTGTCTTTAGTATTCAAGGAGACGAGGATCAAACATCAATAGGTCATATGGAAAGAAGTGACGAAGACTCTAGCACTGAGAAGAGCACTGATATTGATACTGCTATGTCATCAGAATGTAGTGCAGCAAGTTCATCAGGCAGTACTGATTTTGTTAATAGCACATCTGATTCCGACGGAagccggagaaataggcccggtcgaaataggccccgacgaaataggcccggcAAATAGGCCCGGACGAAATAGGCCCCtacgaaataggcccactttaaaaatatttttaaagtgggcctatttctccgtcaaagtgggcctatttctcccaATTATTTCTAAGTTCCATTAGGTACTCTGAaatattttcataaaaaaattcgaccTACTCTACATGAGCGAGAAGGCGGAATAATCTGCGAGAGATCCGCCACCGTATATATTCATTGCCGTAGCTCAAACCACGATGAGTGATTTCACACattgccgtttcatttttcacatgtTAGGCAGCTGATtcccgtctttattttttgatgaacgTATTCCCCTTGATCTTAACTGTAAAACTCATTTGTTCAAACGTCGTTTTCACTTATTAACTATcgctaatttaaaaaaaatgaacaaatttcCGTGTTTTCTTCGCCATTTATTTGTTCCGTAGCTCGATCCCCCCTTCAGcggctcagccttgaacgcgtctctccccttcagcggctcagccttgaacgcatCTCCCCCTCTACCTATGCCAATGCCAGTACTCAGGTgaagtaggaaatgaaaatgtttgatgaaATAAATCTTATAAATCTTACGGATTGATTTCAAACATATCCATaacaatttcatgttttttaaagcaacaaaCGCATATCACTTTtaagtttcttgttttatggGGCTGACGCGAGGTGCTGCtcaagccggccagaagggtgGTCGAGCGGGGAGGCTGCACGCACTCATGGGAGAGGGGTGAGTGCAGGGGGGTTTACCTGGGCCATACCATACACTCCCATGTTTTCCCTTCTCCGTACATGTCAACGGGTGGTCTAGTGGTTAGCAACTCGGGGTAATAATCTCAAGTGCCGGTGTTCGAATCTCGGCCATGTCGgaatagaatttaatttacaaaatattttagaaaaattaatagcTCAACAGCATAAAGCGGTGTGGAACTACCCTGGCGAAATTGatcgtttttggtttttttaattgataaagaagaaagaaatatacagcacgaaaagaaaatttctattaTAGTTGAATACCAAATGTGGTTTTGAAGATTTCCATCTATCGGTGATAGTGGCGTCAGTAGCGTGGTTCAATAGCGTCatgaagatggcgtcatctgctcatcgtcaacttcagcgtttaatttacaaataagaaatagaaatcttataaaaaaataaaaatagcttcaacatgtgtacattttatttttaatcattttaaaatttgaattacaatTTTCGTTACATTTGATCTGtaagaattcaattttgaatcattttcatttcaaattgattcaCACACATAGCAGACGCCAACACATCAAGCGTCATCAATAGCGTGGTCTATGGTGCAATGCTATCGCTGGAGGAAGTTGTTTACCTTCAATTCGGGTATGTTAGAGAATTATATCATGTTATTTTCAATCTTAAGTTGCTACTATTGTAATTATCAACTTGTGTGAATAGGTAGCGTCATGATTGGACTACCCTGATGGCGTCATGATCGCTGCTGATTGCCTTTCAAATAGGTTTTCAGCATTCTGCTTACACCTTTGGCATAGAGTCACATATTTCACAATCCAACATCAATTggtagcaacagcagcccttCTCTCCATCATCCAGAAGGGTCTGAGATCAGTGTTGGAGATGTGAGTGACAATTTTAATATGATGAAATTTATCTACCACCAAATTTTTACTCGTGTATTTTTACCGTGTTCCATTCTTGTTTCTTAAAACCATCAACATGTTGACTTGGTCTCATTTTTCAACCcgatttaattaaaaaacacTGTCGAGTAAACTTTCAATCCATTTAAATGATAGAGCTAGTTAGTGTTTCTTCGCTGCTCGTATGCATTTATAACAGGGAGACGAATCGATTATCATCTGGAATCCATCAGTATAAGACCGTTGCCCGATTGTACAATGAAATTTCATGAATGTATTGCAATCGTGAAATATATTCCCTCAATAGTATAAGCGTGTACAAAATGTACCCCAGATTTAACCATTTAATCCCAAACCCTAATTTAAACCATGACGAGATCTCCTtctggatatatatatatatattttttagttttagttaaaCCACACAACATGTGTAAGTctcgtttccccttgactcattGTAAGGCCCGCTCTGAGCCTATACACCTAGTATGGCACTACCAAACGTAACTGTCTTAACCTCTTTATCGAGGTACTGCATTCCTCCTAATACTCATTTTCACTTCAAGATCCGACCATGTCAGAAAGTACTCAATTCACTAGTTTTCACTAAAACATTCCTTTAAATCACCTGTCCATTTTCTTCCAGGCAGAGTCAGAGATTTCTTTTGTACCAAACATCATGAATCAAAGGACGTTCTAAAACTCCTTTCGAGTAATGACTTTGGTCTCCGAGTTCCAACGCTGATCAAGTTAAAAAATCACAGGTATCCAACCGTAGGTAAACAACCcgaaattctctttttttttaattgctaAGAAAAATGTGTAAAAACTGGGATAATTCTTTTACATCTCAACTTGTAGTTGAACAAATGAGTCCATCGATGTTGGTTTCATTTATCCAACTGagcgaataaaatgtaaaagaaCTATCCTTGAAAAAAGTTTCATTTTCAGTTATAATTTTCCAGATGAGCTTGATGTGCATCTCATCCGGTCAACTACAGAACGCAGAATGATGGAACTCTCTGAAAATGCAAGCTTTTAAAGGGTTTTCTTGGACAATGGAGCAAGCAAAGAGATGTCCATATGTGCATGCTCCATCTAGAAGATGCTGAAGGAGGGTAAGTGATTGGTTCAAGGTCATTGTTTCCTGATGAAATACACAAGGCCAGGATTAGCAGATAACGGGTCGATGTGGGGGCATTTGCTGGCTTCACATGTTCCACTAACAATAGACTggtatttaaatattttttccagTATAACATGGcattaagaaaataaaagcttGATCTGTAGAATTCCAGGTAAACAGCGATCCCCCACAGAACTTTCCAAAACTGACGCTCGTTCCCATTTCAAAACCCTACAAGAGAAAATTCAAGCTTAAAATTCACATGAGAATTTAGACTACAAAGGTAACATTAAATGTTGGATTGTAGCAATTACAAACCAGGCTAATATAGAAAATAGAATGAGAAAATTGGTGATGCATTTTGAATATTAAAAACTATTGCAAAATAGATATTATAGCCAAATAAAATGGAATCtccaaaaataaatgaaaaataaaaaatcttaatCAGATCAGTAACTCTGGTTTGCAACATTAGAGCAAATGTACCTGCCGCTGAGCCATCTTTTGTTATTACACGCTAAATGGACATTGTACCAGAAACTCCTTTACAAATCTTTTGTAACCACTATTCTCTAGCTGTTATATTACATAACACAACACATACCATTCCATTCTTTTGCAGGTATtcactttttcatttgttcatGTGCCAATGCTCAACACTTTTCCGTTCAACCCATTATGTCATAGGAACAATGTATGAACTTGAAACCCtgcaaatgaagaaaaaattatatgaAACTGAGAGGAAATTATGAGTGACGCAAGATATAAAATAACTACGCACGTGATCAATCAACGGCTTGATGTGCTGGTATAATAGACTTGCCATATCATTTCCTTTCCAAGCTCCTTCTGCAgactgaaaaataaaaccaagattaaaaataaaacgacaGACAGTTCATTGGCAAGACATCACTAACTCGGATCAAGTTGGTTACCagtaattttctttctctaatCATCGCGTTTTAAGTTTTAACGTGGAGCTGCCAGCAGTCTCCTATCTCCGATAACGTGACGCTACCAGACGACAATTTACTCACCGCGCTCGTCGGCATTCATTTGTTTCCGTTTTAAATCAAACATggttgtatttattttttcttttaattgtaaaatttcccatggcttttgagtttttttcttctttctttttgttgataagaaaaaattttgttcCACTAGTTTAGTTTACAAAGAAAGTGCGTAATGGAAACGAAGAATGGCTACCATTCTCGTTG belongs to Daphnia magna isolate NIES linkage group LG1, ASM2063170v1.1, whole genome shotgun sequence and includes:
- the LOC116928309 gene encoding uncharacterized protein LOC116928309; translation: MPPANNTVQCSMCTLLIAVDDPTTFFKHVKQKHSCSVPFHIICRHPDSCNKHYYVFLSFRRHWNKVHGSQTKFVHPIHVGNIQANMDVVNSYLDEGNTIPAVFSIQGDEDQTSIGHMERSDEDSSTEKSTDIDTAMSSECSAASSSGSTDFVNSTSDSDGSRRNRPGS